The Papaver somniferum cultivar HN1 chromosome 6, ASM357369v1, whole genome shotgun sequence genome segment GCCAAAATCAATGGCCTTCAATTGCGAGTTTTCATCCTTTGAGGTGAACAAGAAATTCTGATTTAATCAAACAACTACTTAGTTAGCAatataaaaaagtaaaagaacaATCATATGTTGAGAGAATGCAATAACTCATGTTGGTAGGACAACTTGGAACAAGATCCATGCCAACCTAACATGTTTTTCATGCAACAAGCTTATAAATTTAAAGCATACTATTTAGTTCAATTCTTCTTTGGACTGTAAAATTCCAGGTAGCTCCAGCTACAGAGATGGCAGAGATGGTATAGTGGTGTAATTGTTGAACTTTGTACCCAGATATCAACCTAGGtacaaaactcaatcaaggatcCCCTATGTTCCACATGCTCATGGGAGTCATAACTGGGAACCCTCGGACATTATTTACTCTAGTTAGGATAGTCAGAATACGAATATACCTCTGGTTTTAGATCACGGTGAACAACACCCTGAAGATGGCAGAATGAGACAACGTTCAATATTTGTACCATGACTGCTTTTGCATCGTCTTCAGTGTATTTTCCGCCTCTTCACATGAACATAACAATCAGAAATTAAGCTAAGAGCAAACTACAGAATCCAAACTCCCAAACAGAAGAAGTAAGAAAAGGTTGTATTTTAGCATAACCAATAGCAAGAGAAATACCTTGCAAGAATTCTATCCAAAAGCTCACCTCCTTCACATAACCTGGAAgacaataaaaacaaagaaaaacaaagcaaaGCCTATGTTAGAGCCTTGTGAACAAAACATTACAATGTGTTGGCAAAAACCGTGCTCTGATACAGTTGAAAAAGCTGTAGGCGGACACTAAAAGCTGAAGTTGCATTGGGTTAAACATGCGGACATTCAGGTTATATTTCAAGAAAGCGTCTAAGAACCTACGTCTATATGCCCGCCACATTATACATGAACATGGTCCGTGGAAGAAAGTCTACTTTAAAATATAAGTTTCTGAGCTAAGAGCTTACTCCATCACTATGTAGACATTCTCATTGTCTTCGTATGCATCATAGAACTGCACTAGATTACTATGTCCTGTCAACGCTCTTAGAATTTTCACCTCCCTTCTAACATCCTCAATGGCAATGGCTGTAGTCATCTGAGAAAAAAAGCACAACATTATTGTTATCATTATTtagttgttcatgattttaaaAGATATGTCAAGAAGTGTCAACTTGAGATTTTCATCCGTGGTAAAgtctttgaagaaaaaaaaatgcctGGTTGAAGCATGGTAACATAATAGGCTATGGCGTATTAGTGTGAAGTAGCAAATTTACATACAACTAATAAGAGAGCCTATTTTATGACAGTGGGAATGGACTGAATAATCATCTGGTCAAGGGTATCATTCAATCAACTATtatgcaagtctattttgatgcAGAAATAAAATCCTGCAAATAGAAATAGCACCTAAATTGAAGTCAAAGTAGTCTTCAACCACGAATTCAAAAGAATATTGACTTAGTCACACCCCATTATTATAAAACAGTAAAGATAAATAATGAAAAATGATGCTGTTGACCATTAAATTTCCACAACAAACTCTATGAGTCTATCCTGTTAAGCAACATCTTTAATCCATTCAACTGCTAGTATATACCAATGGAATCAAAAACTTCTATATCACATAAACAGTAAACAACACAGATCTTTGAAAACCACTCACATAGTCGTCACTGTGATTCAATCCAGTTATTATACAATTTCATACAGGAAATCACAACTTCATCAGTTGAATTAAAAAGAATAATATAAAAAAAGAATATTGCCCCCGAGAATATTGGTATATCTTGCAGAAACAGTACTAAGAATTCACCATTTTCTAATAATACCACTGTACTGAGATCAACACATAATCTAACCTAACTAAATTCAGAAATTTCTAATAATACTCATGTTCTCAGAAATCAACTCAAACATAaccagaaaagaaaaatatgcagATAACTCAAGAGTTTACCTTAGCTTTAGGGATAACCTTAACAGCAACTTGCTGACCTTTAAGTTCACCTTTTTTAAACTTAGCACAACAAGTATACCCAAAATGACCACGACCTACTTCATCACCGAGTTCATACTTGTTCCCAAAATGTTTAGAGAATCCAAAACTTTTATCTAAACCATTAGCACCAGCACCATTTTCATTCTCATTTCCTTCTTCTGGTATTGCAGCAGTAGATGACGTATTAGGTTTAACAGACCCATGCCTCCTGGCTAAAACTGCCCTAATATGTTTAGCTGGAGATGGTGGTGGAAATGGTTTTTTAAAAAATCTTCTTGGTGTTGTTGAGTTAGAATTAGAACTATGAGCTGGTGATGATTTCTTTGAAAACAAATAGTGAGCTGGACTTGGACTGTAAAATGGAAAAAATGGTGATCTCTTTACTGATTCTTCAACCttctcatctttcttcttctGATTCACTTCTTGATTATTATTCGTATTAACGCCATTAATCGGCGATGACAAAGAACTTTTATTAGTACTACTCTTTTTACTCTGAGTAGGACTAGGGTTATGTTGAAGCTCCTCTGGTGGTGCGTATGGATTTGGTTTGGGGGAGGGTTTTGAGTTACACAATCCCATTTTTCCTCCCCACTTTCAAAAATTCAAAGAATTCAAAACAATCCTCACTAATCACCACATTTGTGGTTTTAACGATTTTATTTCTATCTAAAAACCTAACTCatcacaacaacagcaacagctcGTTCTAGATCGATAAATCATGAAATGGATCGAATTCGAAAAttgttttagggtttaaatttttgTTGTAGTTTCAGTGAATTTCTCTGGATTTAGAACAGATCCctagtaataaaaactaaatgtATAGAGGAGGAGGAGATAAaatggaggaggaggaagaagaagaaaggagtgaGAGAGACTGTGGAGTGAAGAGAGAGAGATGGAAATTGagattaaaataaagaaaagaggGAAACGGCGTTAATATTTTTgctttttattaataataacggGGATAGATGATCCAGGTTGTAATGTTTTACCAGCTTGGTTGCCACTTGTCGGCTAGATAAGCTACGTCCCTAGAGAGTTTATCAATAACTTTAAAAGTTTAGAATTGTTAAAGCCGTTGGGTTTGTTTGCTTGCGATGGGAACGTATTTAACTACCTATGCAGCTGTGCTGCTTTGCATATTATGTCGATCGGATTTTCATGTTTacgtgtgtgtgtgtttttcttTCTGATAGGCGAAGAAAACAAATAGgataaaaaaattcaaatttttttgaGCAAAAAACAGAAATCATTAGGAAAAGAAGGTCCTATGCTATGTCCACCCAATTTAGCAAGCCTATCAGCTACTTGGTCGACAGACTTTTGAAAAACAACCGAACAAGAAATAAGACTGCTAGCCAGATTTTTACACTCTTTCAATATTTAATCCTCCCATATGTAAGTACTAATATCAGCTAAATCATGCTATCTTGCCTTTGAAAGATGAAAGTTATCTCAGATTTCCACGCAAGAATATTTGGAATCCAAATATCCCAATAAAGATAATGTTTTTCACTTGATGCTTATGTTATAATGCAGCTCCCACTTTAGATTCTTTTAGAAATTCTATTATGATTAATTGCTGTATTATGTGCAAAAAAGTCGCTGAATCAAATACGCATTTGTTTATGTATTGTGAAGAAACTGGCAAGCTttggaatttttctttaaaagttTCAACATACAACGGGTATTTAGAGAGGATGGTAGATCAAACAATCGGGAATGGCACATAGAAAAGGTAATTCCTTACAAAAAAGGTGGGGTATGATTTCTTTCGCTATTTGGTGGACGGTTTGGAATGAAAGAAACAGAAGACATTTTCAAGGTATCTACAAGTGCTTAGATTTATTGCTAAAGGAGATGAAGATCCTGCTGTATAATTGGTCGATGGGTACTAAAACGTTTGAGAACACTTCACTCAATATGGTCATGTATAACTGGGATATTATCTTAGGACATCAGTAGTTTTTTTGTgtttgttcttgttttcttgtcttgtgtTTTGTCTTCTGATCTATGTTGCAGTCATCTTGACTGAGTTGTAGCTACTTTGTATCATTTCTTTTTTCTCCAGTTTTACCATTATTTCGTGGTAACTCTGTCTCTTTATATATAGACCTTTTTCGAGTCAAAAAAAAATATCTCAATTGCAGCAACTCATAACAGCTTTGTTGTCTGCTTCCATAATTACATTCTGCAGCTTCAACTCTTGAATTTAGCTTATATCTCTCAGCAACTCCATAGTTTCAGCATGTCGTATATCTCTGGTCATGGATGAGAAAGCCACCGCATCGAGGGGCCTTGCAGAGTCACGAATAATAATAGCAAACCCTACATTAGAGTTTATTCTTTACAACGTATGCATACTAACATGATCTTCCTTATTTCATTCACAATAACTTGTACAGCCTTATTGATCAAATTTGTAAAATTTATAATGTTAAGAATGACCAAACTAATTACTAAATCCACCTTGCTAACAACCCTTTCGTTAACATCTTGTATAGTTGTCAAAATTGGAATCAAAATACACAACTATTTATTCGTTTCAACGCCACCAATTGTACTCACAATTCTAGTGTTAGTCGAGTAAATAATATCATGATAATCCGCTAGAATTTCATTGTTTCCTTTTAGGTGATAAGTAATAGTGTCACCATCCAAAGTCTTAATATAAACAACATCAACGCCTTACATGCTTTGATACCAATAAAAAAggaaagggtaccaagtacaccaccaaatttttcgttcggcaacctgtatgtacaaaacctaatacaattgtaaGTTAATCTAAATTAAAGATCCTTCGACAATACGTGTATAAAGTTTTTCcttatctcttccacaatcaatatctaGACAACAAAGTCCGCGAACCTGACTATGtataagagttcttggacgatctcacaaatcaatacCTAAGATCAATCTTgtcgtatccaaatcaagaggatccgAATTCTGCCAACTACAAAACTTGccatctatatttcaagatacgaattctacaaaaaCAAGTCTCGTtattatcacaattaataaggacttaGACCACCTAAAGTGAATACATGCtacttgtgttatttctattataaagataaaataatataatgttgaaaagcaaaaacacaagataccagaagtattgttaacgagaaaaactgcaCCTCCATAAAAACCACAGGACCTCATCTAGCTTTGAACATTAaactctattaagccgctacagacactagtctactattagcCTCCGAACTGAAATGTTGTTGAAACCGAACtaaccctccaagaaattcaacCGCAATCGTGCTCCTCACGTCTCtagaacctcgcaaggctctactcAATTGATTCCTTTAGCGAATGTCCTTTACGTCCTAAGAGTTGTTAGAcgttacagacattagcctactatcagactctgaactggaatgtagttgaaccgaattaaccctccaagtGATTCATCTGCATTCgtgctccttatgcctcttgaacctcgtaaggctctatgcaattgattcccttagatgacgtcctttacagcctaacagttgcttcaacctaagtaaaGACTTttaataccaatctgcctctaataaATAATTATACTTGATTACCCTATAGATCTTTTAGATTAAGGAAAATACAATTGCAATACACAAAGGTAACAAACCTCACGAATCACGAACACTTGGACTCAGTTAGCTGAGAGGCccggattactaaccacctctcaagaacaatctaaaCCGATCTATAAAGAAGAGTTATAGATATCTATATTGAGggatcacaaagtttgagacgaagataactttccgatttctatctatctcgttcttGATTGGAAATTAACGAAAACCTCAgtaagaacaagatcaggatacacgtaAAGATAGTcgtacatggcttcacgaatccctaagtgaagtcttcaagtcgtagacctaattatgtttctcagaggaaacctatgttagtagaggacgactctagcaagcaaCTAGGACGCAAAAGTATCAGGGATCAAAGTTCTCAGTTGTTTGAATCTCTCTATTTAAAGATTTTCAAGACTCTAgatagctttgaattcaagctgagataacttgagatccaagcaaacactttttcaGTTTAGATGATATTCTTAAAACTACATAGAAGAATATAAACTATGGTCCAGGGTTctggaaccgtgtacaatgatagttcGTGGCAAATATACCTTATAAACTTGTAAGCATAATCATATTCATTAACACTTAGGACTTAAACTATGATTCACAAACACAATGTCATTTAGTGAACAATATTATCTTATAAGTGATTATAAGAGTCGTCGTGATGCCAAACTTATTTGTGgaaatagtttatgagcatctgcCTAATTCGTACTTGGTAGGTATGCGTACTGGGTATGTGCCCTTAATCGTTCTCGAACTCAGAGTATGCGTACTAGAAAAACTAATGTTATCTTCCAAAATCCCATAAAATAAGTTATAATTAAGTCCATGCAAATAAAGGAAAAACTAATGTTATCTTCAAAAAACCCCTAAAATTACATGTATCATGTTCATAGACAATTTCTACTACGCATGCATACACTTACCGTTTCCTATTGAATTAACATTTGTTTTTGTTGATTTATAAAAGGTAGTTATTTCTTGTTATGTGATTTATAAAAGTTGAaacctttatatattttttttgtcttgataAATCACCGAAAATCTTGAAAATCACTCATGCAGGCTCCCAAGATTTCTTACACAAAATTTTCTCGATATCTTTGTAAATCTCAATCCATTAACCCATGTTATCCCGTTTAAATGTTTTAAAACGATTATAGAAATAGTGCTACTATATATCTAGAAGCGTATAAATTTTAAGTGATATATAAAGACGATACTTTAAGATTTGTTTTTTTGGGGGAATTTGTGTTACCTTCCCTGTCGAAGATCATAATTtaagttacctcccctacagaattaaaattagtaaaacctcctctcCTTAGTATTTCATTCAATGTCAGTTAGCTGAGTCACCAATTTTATATATGCggtagaaaaaaaaatgaaaaaatcaaactaCCCAAAATATCCTCACTTTCTCCGGTTCTTTAAACCCAAAACAAAAAACACGCGGCCACATAACCGCCGCTCTCACGGTCGAAGAAATCCGATGGGGAgaaatcaaacagaaagaaaaaaaaaaatcttactgcTTGACAATTGTGGCCGCCATTAATTCCATCAACTTCCCGAGATCACCAGAAATCAACACCTTAAATCCCAGATCCATGCTCTTGTTTTTTTGCTAATACCCATCTCAATTTCCCAGCAACATCTCTTATTACTTCTGTTTCTTGATCAAATCCCCTGAGTCATCAATTCATTACTTCCCCATATCCCCAATTTCTGCCTTGCTGAAAACTCAAATCCATCTTTATTCGAAGCTATGGCCATGGCAACACATACCCATCTGCTCTTGATACCAGCAGATCTACAACCACCGACACCTTTGTAGGGTAAATAATCGAATTCCATGAAAACTTGGTCGACTTTATCTCAGTTAATACTAGTAtttaagatcatatgaaaaaccTCAATTAATTTCCTTTTTTCTCTCGTACAGCCACCGTCGATCACCTTTTCTTCTCAAAGTTGTTGTGTGTTTCTCAATTGAATTTCGAACGAACCAAAACAACAGTGAGCCTAGAACCCTAATTTGTTGTTGTCAATTGCCTAAATTTCAGCCGACAAACGAGCCCGATTTCAACCCAATCTGTATTTCCTTCTTAGCTCTCTAATATGCAATCTTATTCTTCATCTCCCAACCCATCTGACCTTCGAACTCTCAAGTGTTCTTCACCCTGTCTCAATTGAAAACAGCTACAGATccccttcttcaccagcagcaactgatgagaaagaaaagaggaagacGAGGATAACTTGGGCATTTCACTAAATGTTTTTACTTTTTTACCACGTGTATAGTACTGTCATGTCACCTAACCGGAAAACTGACGGAATATATAACTAGAGGAGAATTCACTAATTTTatttctgtaggggaggtaattCAAAATATGATCTTCGGCAGTGGAGACAAcgcaaattctttttttttttaagccttGATAATGTTTTAAGAGGAGTGTAACTCTAGGAAAGCAAAGAGTAAATAGAGTTTGGTGAGGTAGTTCAATACTACTAGCTAGTGTAATGTAGTAGTATTAGTATCATGTGATTGTGGGGATACAGGATGGCTTTAAATAGTTGAAAATTAACGACCACCAAAATATTGTTGAGTGCAAGTATCCATCCATTTCATTTAAATCCCTACTAGTGCTACTAGTCACTAGTGATACAGGTATGGATTATTAAGACATTAATAGGTTCCTGAGAAAGCGAATTAAAATCCTACTAATTattaagagaaaaagaaagaaaaaaagcaaGACAATGACTAATTATTGAACTTTTTTACAGCATCCAACAAAACCAAGCAGCTTTTCTGTTTAATAATTTAATTGATTAATTACATATTAAATTAATAAGGAAAAAAATGTCGCTTTGCTGCGCAAAATATGGCTTTTGTATGAGTTGATAAATGTGATTCTTCACCTCTTGAAGCAAACttgtcttcttctcctcctcctgtCTCCACAGAATtaaattgtttttattatttggaAAGTTGTGCTCGATTACCGCCTTATTTCAAGAAGCGGGGAACAGGCATTGTACTGTACCTCGGATAGTTTTATTTCTAAGCAATGTATATTGACCGAGGAAAACACATCAACCTCTTGAAGCTTGGAAGAATTGTCGTAAATCCTTACAAGGCAAGAGCagtaaaaaagtaaaaataaataaagaagctACGGTTGATGCTTGATCTTGATTGATGCTATCATCTTTGATGCGATTAAGATTTTAGAATCAGGAACAGGACAAACAGAAGAAATTATAATGAGACAAAGTAGAGAAAACGATTTTAGTAAACTACGCCATTGTTCCTATTACCCAAGCCAGGAGATTTAAATCCATCCGCAGTAATCGAAGCCAATTATTATTTATATACACCCAATTCATCAATAAAGTGTTGCTTCTTCCAAGACTGCTATTTGGACCAATTGCCTGCACAGTCTAGAAAGCCTGATCAACTGATAGGCAACTACTACTATCGATACAGAACCTGCTAATACAAGTGCACCAGAATACGGCACCCACATATGCCGCAAACCATGGTTAGCCGGCATCACCTTTCACGGCTAATGCAAAAttgttcatcatcttcttcgGATATAATGAGTAAAATCATCATCCATGGTTCATCCTGCTTGATGAGTTAATCAAGAAACAGAGGCACGTGCAGTAAAAAAGAATTAGAGACAAAACAAACAAGCCCTTCCAACACCAAGCTTTCAGGATCTTACTACTGCTAACTGCCTGTACTACTACTTCGTCATTCATAGTAAAAAATGAATAACATTTCgacttttttatatttttttagatatgcataaaaatttggtttagaaTATATGAAAAGATACAATGACAAACAAAAAGAGTCCATAAACAAATATTCATACTCATAGCAGTGATGCAAAATCCTTTGGCCAAAGGTTCATTTGCAACCGAAAaagtcttattattattattattattagggatttttaacaaactgccacacttacAAATCCCGAATCAAGAAAATGTCACCGTTTTTtccagagtttattaaatgccacaaccgttagataTTCCGGCAGGGTCCACTAACTCGGTCTATAATCATTGAAAAAGTCAATACAACGTGTCAACATTACCTAACTACCCTTGAATTCGTGTTGGTCCAAACTCGACAATGACTCACACTATTAGGTCGATTTGAATCAGTCACAAGAAGCAGCATTACCTAACTACACTtgaattctctttctctttcctttcctttcttctcttccttctccttcttctttttctccggcgttccagagatgaaatctctgttgagaaaaccttgcagaaaattagtgaaaccaatcaacCGAGTGTGGTGCTGATGAGTTCATAGTTGGGTTTGGTTAGAATCCACGATTGAGTTGAAGCGAAGTGTTTCTGTGAAGGTTAGAGTTTGATGTTGAGTTTATTTGGAATTGATAAGCTAAACGGGATGTTAACAGATGAAGATCAAAGGGTTATTGCTAAATTGAAGTTGTAGTATTGTCTTGAAGAAGAATTGAGATGTTAATGAAAttgtgaagaaattagggttcctgaaatGAATTTCGAGATTCAATTAAGGGTGAATAAAAAGGAATTAAAGGATGGGTTGAATAGATTGGAAGATTTTGATGGATGAATTGAGTTTGATTGAGAGAATAGAATATTTGGGAATTGAATTAGGGTTGGTTAAGAACTGATGTTGATGGATGAACTGAATTGAGGGTTTAGATGATTAATTGGAGGTGGGTTTGATCTGAATTGAGAGTTACGGTTGGAGACTAGCTTAAGTTCAATAGTTAGAGTTTGTATTTGGAACTCAGATGAATTATGAAGTTATCTGGGATGAACTGGCTGGTGCTTGAGTAAATGagtttgaggtaattgttcttctctATGAATTTTGTTTAAGTTATGCAGTTTTGTTGTTGAATTTATGGACGTATCTATAGACAGTGAATTGAGATGGATAAGATGAGTATGGTGGTTATGACATGAAGCCATGATTACAGtttagaatttagggtttgaatgtatgttgttggtgttgtctATGCAGATGGAAGCACTGGTGGAATTGAGATTTAACAGAAGGAAAGACAAATTTGAAGCTTCTGTTGTTGTTGACTGATCAAATGGACATTAAGCTCACTGCCATGGAATGAATGGGTCTGTGATAAAGAGGGGTTTTGAGTTGAGGTAGTGATTCATAGGCATGGTCCTAGTAgtgttgtgagatgattgtgcTGTgaatgtgtttgagtttgagttatGGGTTGCAGAGAAGAATTTAGGGATCAAGATAGAAATTGAATGTGTTTGTGTTAGATTGAATTATTGCAGGGACACGATAAGTTTATTGGATGTTAGAGAACTGAAAAGAATGAAGCAGCGATGgaagtatagatgaatgttaggaatttGCAGGGAAAATGGCTGAAATTTGCCTGAGAAAAGCGCAGAAAACAGCTGAAACTCGATCTAATCTTTGTTATGTTGAATCAACTCGGTACCGACGATGGCTTATTCTGGTTAGCACGATGATCGATCCAACCAGCCAACTCAGACCGGCAATGACTTACGCTGTTCAAAATAAGGAATGGGTTTGGTGAGTTGGTGACAGATTTGAGGAtgtatatgtcttttactaagctggataaatgccacctatgcactaactgatggcaacaatttttttggatggaaaaggtcaaacgtgtggcattaaataaactctggaaaaaacggtggcattttcttaaactgcaaattagaaatgtggcactttattaaaatccccttattattattattattattattattaatattagcaTGTGAATGGCTTTTGTTTTCATGCATCGGGCCAGAATTCGCAAACCATCCCCGCTTGCACTACAAAGTGAATTAAACAACCTTTTGCTCTTAAAGCTTAATTAGTTGGAGGAGgtattagagcaactgcagtggtgcgagtataaccaaagaccaaagaaggaaaaaaagattaaattttgggtttagtatagtgtgtgacgctacggtggaaagactaaatttggtcagacgtacattatacgttcgcctggtgtggggcgtagactataccaacgcctgattgggtagattctaaaaaaaaaaaaaaatgaaagaagtggggcggaggtataaagcccgccccactaaaatggttttgaaaacaaagaatggggcgggggtataaagcccgccccatacaaaaaaaaattttttaaaaaaaatggggcgtagactttacgtacgccccatgtggagcgtagactataccaacacctgatgtggggcgtggaatatacgtccgcctgatgtgggacgtgcactatatgtccgcctggtggtggggcgtgaagtataccaacgctcgactatatttgggtttagtcttggtcccagaccaaatatactctgggttttagtcgttgatcaaaatttggtcgatagtacgttccactacgtctgttcaaaagaccaaatatttggatttactctcccactgtggacgctcttacttACCGACTGGGACAACTCAGTTTTGAGGGGAGGACCACCCACAATTGTGCTTCCAGCTTTGACATGTGTTTCCATTGATTTATATATGAATAATATGTTTGCTTTCGCATTGTCAATTGTCTTAATTTAGATCAAATGGGGTTTTATCATCTTAACCACATTTGTTGACAGGGACCTCCAAGTAGAATTTTCGGAGATTTTTGTTAGCAAATTCATTAAAACAAAACAGTCTTCACCACACCAGATTATTAATTTTAGCATACAAAATCAGTATAGAAGCCACAGAGAATTTGATTGTGGCCTAGAATGTCATTCTTATAGAATGAATAAACGCAATCATCTAAAAGGTTTGTGGATTGTCTGCAAGCAAGAGATTGAGTATGTAAGACCGAGtactttttttttgcttcttttttctttctcttttgctTCTTTTTAGGTTCCTCACCCAGGAAGGACCAGGAGAAGAGACCTCAAAATCATTACAGACCCAAT includes the following:
- the LOC113289453 gene encoding CDPK-related kinase 5-like, with the protein product MGLCNSKPSPKPNPYAPPEELQHNPSPTQSKKSSTNKSSLSSPINGVNTNNNQEVNQKKKDEKVEESVKRSPFFPFYSPSPAHYLFSKKSSPAHSSNSNSTTPRRFFKKPFPPPSPAKHIRAVLARRHGSVKPNTSSTAAIPEEGNENENGAGANGLDKSFGFSKHFGNKYELGDEVGRGHFGYTCCAKFKKGELKGQQVAVKVIPKAKMTTAIAIEDVRREVKILRALTGHSNLVQFYDAYEDNENVYIVMELCEGGELLDRILARGGKYTEDDAKAVMVQILNVVSFCHLQGVVHRDLKPENFLFTSKDENSQLKAIDFGLSDFVKPDERLNDIVGSAYYVAPEVLHRSYSTEADVWSIGVIAYILLCGSRPFWARTESGIFRAVLKADPSFDELPWPTLSSEAKDFVKRLLNKDPRKRMTAAQALSHPWIRNYNDIKVPLDILIFRLMKAYMRSSSLRKAALRALSKTLTVDELFYLKEQFALLEPNKIGAITLENIRTALTKNATDAMKESRVHDFLASLNGLQYRKMDFEEFCAAALSVHQLETLDRWEQHARCAYELFEKDGNRAIIIEELASELGLSPNVPVHAVLHDWIRHTDGKLSFLGFVKLLHGVSSRTLAKVQ